From the Candidatus Woesearchaeota archaeon genome, one window contains:
- a CDS encoding RpiB/LacA/LacB family sugar-phosphate isomerase, with translation MRTKKSLKQNNTKNKITHNKKTSKKEKPLIFIGADHAGVNAKNWLVKELKEKGYRIRDLGSHSSTAHDHYPLFAKKVGTSVLQAETNTTRPLGILICGTGTGMQIAANKLPGIRAAFCFDRYSARKAREDNDANILTLRARRFPRKELLSITLTFLTTKFSNKPRHKKRIELINNLERSMARKKTIKKQ, from the coding sequence ATGCGTACAAAAAAATCTCTGAAACAAAACAACACGAAAAACAAAATAACACACAACAAAAAAACAAGCAAAAAAGAAAAACCACTCATCTTCATCGGCGCAGACCACGCAGGCGTCAACGCTAAGAACTGGCTTGTTAAGGAACTCAAAGAAAAAGGCTACCGTATCAGAGACCTGGGAAGCCACAGTAGCACTGCACACGACCACTACCCCCTCTTCGCAAAGAAAGTCGGCACTAGCGTCCTCCAAGCAGAAACGAACACGACCCGGCCTCTCGGCATCCTCATCTGCGGCACGGGAACAGGCATGCAAATTGCTGCGAACAAACTCCCCGGTATCAGAGCCGCGTTCTGCTTTGACCGCTACAGTGCAAGGAAGGCACGAGAAGACAACGACGCCAACATCCTCACCCTGCGGGCCAGGAGATTCCCCCGCAAAGAACTGCTCTCCATCACCCTGACCTTCCTCACCACGAAATTCAGCAACAAACCAAGACATAAGAAGCGTATCGAACTCATCAACAACCTTGAACGAAGCATGGCAAGAAAAAAAACGATAAAAAAGCAATAA
- a CDS encoding transketolase, which produces MPAAKNIKELYLMANTLRQDVITLLAAAQSGHTAGALGMADIYAALFFSAMRYNPQRPESEDRDYLYLSNGHICPIHYAAMAEAGFFPRQELLTFRKLGSRLQGHPHNLSLPGIENSGGPLAQGLSQAAGCAKALKIDKKKNRVYCICSDGEHDEGQAWEAAMFAGNNKLDNLTLIMDRNNIQIDGFTNDVMDLEPLNEKYIAFNWHVIEIDGHDMHAILAALQEAKRTANKPTIIIAKTIPGKGVTFMQNKPEWHGKPPTQDEAAAALQELEEERASIERAT; this is translated from the coding sequence ATGCCCGCCGCTAAAAACATCAAAGAACTCTACCTCATGGCAAACACGCTCAGGCAAGACGTCATCACCCTCCTGGCCGCAGCACAATCAGGCCACACTGCAGGAGCCCTCGGCATGGCAGACATCTACGCAGCACTCTTCTTTAGCGCTATGCGCTACAACCCACAACGCCCAGAAAGCGAAGACCGAGACTACCTCTACCTGAGCAACGGGCACATCTGCCCCATCCACTACGCAGCCATGGCCGAAGCGGGCTTCTTCCCCCGCCAAGAACTCCTCACCTTCAGAAAACTCGGCTCGCGCCTCCAAGGCCACCCCCACAACCTTTCCCTGCCGGGCATCGAAAACAGCGGCGGCCCCCTCGCACAAGGACTGTCCCAGGCCGCAGGATGCGCCAAAGCACTCAAGATAGACAAGAAGAAAAACCGCGTCTACTGCATCTGCTCTGACGGAGAACACGACGAAGGACAAGCCTGGGAGGCGGCAATGTTTGCCGGAAACAACAAACTCGACAACCTCACCCTCATCATGGACCGCAACAACATCCAAATCGACGGCTTCACGAACGACGTCATGGACCTTGAACCGCTCAACGAAAAATACATCGCCTTCAACTGGCACGTTATCGAAATTGACGGCCATGACATGCACGCCATCCTCGCCGCTCTCCAAGAGGCCAAGAGAACGGCCAACAAGCCAACCATTATTATAGCAAAAACCATTCCTGGTAAAGGAGTCACCTTCATGCAAAACAAGCCAGAGTGGCATGGAAAACCCCCCACTCAAGACGAAGCAGCAGCGGCACTCCAAGAGCTCGAAGA